The following are encoded together in the Fusarium keratoplasticum isolate Fu6.1 chromosome 1, whole genome shotgun sequence genome:
- a CDS encoding Lgl-C domain-containing protein translates to MAAFLRGKQTGMQNDLSASIRPELFLPDDQARYGINSQISCYAYEPVQSLLAIGTSETKFGPGKIYVFGQRRVQKILQPPRNTSFRTLQFCANRLVSVDAKNELGVWDLDTGDRVAAMVVAGQVACLLTDPMLDWAFIGLQNGDVMAFDLDRGSLARSFRLPNFWKEKDPSAKISNLVSMSLHPRDVGKLLLAYTNGAVSYSFKQNRAVQFYEYVLPAGAPGGNGVAADTVRKPRVTHALWHPSGTFILTAHEDGSLVFWDPKEEKVIMARTLTEFNVNQPSADVSPSLNEPITKIAWCCKENCDDSGLLIAGGQKPDASPKGLTFIDLGQTPVYATSTWQVLANYTRGKRQTPLPLPAGAQAVDFLLIPRFSPHFAGAQDPIAVITLLSSGELITMSFPSGYPISPTNQLHPSVSFVHPFVTKVNVSCLERPRWLSMFEKRNQGEPLVKGGAEAQRPRKRYEERTIIQAAHADSTIRIWDSGHADDIENGTQLQVDVARALDRFDDIDITCMSMAPNTGEFVVGTRTGEAIIFRWGGNRFFGQDKPPQLDPNPKGLTDISSRAEPGLKEGLQPAILYEMVSGPITAVQVSNVGFVAVGSELGFLTIIDLRGPAIIFQAPMTDFAKQDKRSTFLKGHHHSASEPHKEWPVVIEFGVMTLDEDKYSSICCFVGTNLGKVVTFKLLPGQDGTYTAQPAGVVSFDGKIISLSPIEADTGKPAFATGPIVAGLREGRQVNGVVVAVTQTEIRIFRPANSKGASKEFDNILCDAACVAELELQGFAVVGVFGDRTARAFSIPGLKEIGKADLPMMDVSRSTASIVTQTGDIFAWSGPSELAVIHVWGTGKGPQQSPDTMINPKLECPPRPTISNLQWISGTQYISPTDLDLLVGGPDRPPSQRMLNAAAAEQRAARTGEPLASGSNAQEGWGDYLTRQLNERTEKLNMMGDNMENLQEQSAGWANDVNKFISKQKRNVVLGGLKGKFF, encoded by the exons ATGGCGGCTTTCCTGCGAGGCAAGCAGACGGGCATGCAAAATGACTTGTCCGCGAGCATCAGACCCGAGCTATTCCTGCCTGACGACCAAGCCAGGTACGGAATAAATTCCCAAATAAG CTGCTACGCATACGAGCCCGTCCAGTCCCTCCTAGCCATCGGAACCAGCGAGACCAAGTTCGGCCCCGGAAAGATATACGTCTTTGGCCAGCGCCGTGTCCAAAAGATCCTCCAGCCTCCACGAAACACCTCCTTCCGCACCCTACAGTTCTGCGCGAACCGCCTTGTCAGCGTCGATGCCAAAAATGAGCTGGGAGTCTGGGATCTCGATACGGGCGACCGAGTTGCCGCCATGGTCGTCGCTGGTCAGGTCGCCTGTCTCCTGACCGATCCCATGCTGGATTGGGCCTTCATTGGCTTGCAGAATGGCGACGTCATGGCTTTTGACCTTGATCGAGGAAGCTTGGCTCGATCTTTCCGCCTGCCCAATTTctggaaggagaaggaccCCAGCGCAAAGATCTCCAACCTCGTGTCCATGTCGCTTCACCCTCGAGATGTCGGGAAGCTGCTTTTGGCCTACACCAACGGAGCCGTCTCCTACTCGTTCAAGCAGAACCGAGCTGTGCAATTCTACGAATACGTCCTCCCAGCGGGTGCTCCGGGAGGCAACGGCGTGGCTGCCGACACAGTCCGAAAGCCAAGAGTCACACACGCCTTGTGGCATCCCTCAGGAACCTTCATTTTGACCGCTCATGAAGATGGAAGTCTGGTTTTCTGGGATCccaaggaggaaaaggtcaTTATGGCCAGGACACTTACTGAGTTCAATGTCAACCAGCCATCAGCCGACGTATCTCCCTCCTTGAACGAGCCCATCACCAAGATTGCCTGGTGCTGCAAGGAGAACTGTGACGACAGTGGTCTGCTGATCGCTGGTGGACAAAAACCCGACGCGTCGCCCAAAGGCCTGACCTTTATTGATCTTGGACAGACGCCGGTTTATGCCACCTCAACATGGCAAGTCCTTGCAAACTACACTCGTGGAAAGCGGCAAactccccttcccctccccgCTGGCGCCCAGGCTGTCGATTTCCTCCTCATACCTCGCTTCTCGCCCCATTTCGCCGGTGCCCAGGATCCTATTGCCGTCATTACCCTTCTGTCGTCTGGTGAACTCATCACCATGAGCTTCCCCTCTGGATACCCAATCAGTCCCACCAATCAACTTCACCCTTCTGTCTCTTTTGTTCATCCATTCGTCACAAAGGTCAACGTATCGTGTCTAGAAAGACCTAGATGGTTGTCCATGTTTGAGAAGCGCAACCAAGGAGAGCCGCTGGTGAAGGGAGGTGCTGAAGCCCAAAGACCTCGAAAGAGATACGAAGAGCGCACCATAATTCAAGCTGCTCATGCCGATAGCACCATCAGAATATGGGACTCTGGTCATGCCGACGATATCGAGAACGGGACTCAACTTCAGGTGGATGTGGCTCGAGCACTGGACCGATTTGATGATATCGACATCACGTGCATGAGCATGGCACCCAACACAGGAGAGTTTGTAGTAGGAACACGAACAggcgaggccatcatcttccgCTGGGGCGGCAACCGCTTCTTCGGCCAAGACAAACCACCACAACTGGATCCGAACCCCAAGGGGCTCACCGACATCAGTTCGAGAGCCGAGCCGGGTCTCAAGGAAGGTCTTCAGCCAGCCATTCTATACGAGATGGTGTCAGGACCCATCACGGCTGTGCAAGTGTCCAACGTCGGCTTCGTGGCCGTGGGTTCAGAATTGGGATTCTTGACAATCATCGACCTCAGAGGAcctgccatcatcttccaggcTCCCATGACGGACTTTGCAAAGCAAGACAAGCGCTCCACCTTCTTGAAGGGTCACCACCACTCGGCCTCCGAGCCACACAAGGAGTGGCCTGTCGTGATCGAGTTTGGCGTAATGACTTTAGATGAGGACAAATATTCAAGCATTTGCTGCTTTGTGGGAACAAATCTGGGCAAGGTCGTCACCTTCAAGCTGCTCCCGGGCCAGGATGGAACGTATACTGCCCAGCCAGCGGGTGTCGTGTCATTTGATGGCAAGATTATCTCACTTAGTCCCATCGAGGCTGATACTGGCAAGCCGGCCTTTGCCACTGGACCAATAGTCGCAGGTCTCAGAGAAGGACGCCAAGTCAATGGCGTGGTGGTAGCAG TTACACAAACCGAGATTCGCATCTTCAGACCAGCCAATTCCAAGGGCGCATCCAAGGAGTTCGACAACATCCTATGCGACGCGGCCTGCGTAGCGGAGCTTGAGTTGCAAGGTTTTGCCGTTGTAGGCGTGTTCGGAGACAGAACAGCAAGGGCATTCTCTATACCCGGTCTGAAAGAGATAGGTAAAGCAGACCTGCCCATGATGGACGTAAGCCGGAGCACAGCCTCGATCGTGACCCAGACGGGAGACATCTTTGCCTGGTCAGGACCTAGCGAATTGGCTGTCATTCACGTCTGGGGCACAGGCAAGGGGCCCCAACAGTCGCCTGATACCATGATCAACCCAAAGCTCGaatgtcctcctcggccgacCATATCCAACCTCCAGTGGATCTCGGGAACACAATACATTTCTCCGACAGATCTAGATCTACTCGTTGGTGGTCCTGATCGACCACCAAGCCAGCGGATGCTTAATGCAGCTGCCGCTGAGCAACGTGCCGCTAGAACCGGCGAGCCCTTGGCATCAGGCTCAAATGCCCAAGAAGGGTGGGGAGACTACCTGACAAGGCAGCTGAACGAGAGGacggagaagctcaacatgaTGGGTGACAACATGGAGAATCTTCAGGAACAGAGCGCGGGATGGGCCAATGACGTGAACAAGTTTATCAGCAAGCAAAAGAGGAACGTGGTACTGGGAGGGCTCAAGGGCAAATTTTTCTAA
- a CDS encoding HET domain-containing protein: MDAKVDENSLQVSGSLTLKGSLYPSHLLRDFSINGGKGPLSLHHFWDRKSYESREDYYAFDFLGYSCEKNQAWSSYHHKKSQPAKMLLMLEPADETLSRFRRLGLGLLAWNASYPSYGSTPVRPMWADDETRFEHTITLV; the protein is encoded by the coding sequence ATGGAcgccaaggtcgacgagaacTCCTTGCAGGTCTCGGGCTCTCTCACACTCAAGGGATCTCTGTATCCCTCACACCTTCTCAGAGACTTCTCTATTAATGGAGGCAAGGGACCGCTCTCACTGCATCATTTCTGGGACCGCAAGAGCTACGAATCTCGAGAGGACTATTACGCCTTCGATTTTCTGGGTTACAGCTGCGAGAAGAATCAAGCATGGAGCAGTTACCACCACAAGAAGTCGCAACCTGCCAAAATGCTCCTGATGCTGGAACCAGCCGATGAGACTCTCAGTCGGTTTCGCCGGCTGGGGCTTGGACTCTTGGCGTGGAATGCATCCTATCCCTCGTATGGATCTACACCTGTCAGACCAATGTGGGCCGATGACGAGACTCGGTTTGAGCACACCATCACTCTTGTCTGA